A DNA window from Parafrankia irregularis contains the following coding sequences:
- a CDS encoding sensor histidine kinase: MTGPHRQLLSAAVLTAAAVTATCAVPRLLGGADPAWSVPVSVDAVLLVAGVGAGALPWARRRSERLLMIAADLACLAGIAALGLVAAIAVLGHRPLDGGDDFTGPVLIATALAAITATRARTRATNVVLDVVRGARYEPEDVLRRFGEDASRGADLDETLSGLGEALRRSLSLQRVEIWTGAAGRLTAAVVLPEGSGGLPGNDPATDPGTPGTSVTPSTSVAPGASGTDAARSGPSGGYGEDIRLVEVGSTITLTVSDRVALSRTRVAGPGWLSLWVPVLARMHEHAQLRVIPARAGGALLGMIVVRRPLEAPRFSEPEDRMLAELGTRLGTVLHNRQLDANLRDALADLRHANDELRVSRARLVATADAERRRIERDLHDGAQQQLVSLAVGLRLVRDLVADSADSTDGADGATGTGTDADSAENAARRNEDVAAADELLAAMAEQVAETITEVRNLAHGIYPPLLRSSGLTEALRAAGQRSTVGVTVRADEIGRYPADIEAAVYFCCLEALQNAAKHAAECSVELVLAEREGALTFSVQDNGAGFDPRRLERGHGMTNMADRIGAIGGTLRWESALGAGTQVHGVVPVSIFRGDAGDGSWQPADLRGSTAPGQSTDPARAGGSERPGGSVRPGDSAGHPESAVPR; the protein is encoded by the coding sequence ATGACGGGCCCGCATCGGCAGCTGCTGTCGGCCGCGGTGCTGACCGCCGCGGCGGTGACGGCGACGTGCGCCGTGCCGCGGCTGCTCGGTGGCGCGGACCCCGCCTGGTCGGTACCGGTCTCGGTCGACGCGGTTCTGCTCGTCGCGGGGGTGGGTGCCGGCGCCCTGCCGTGGGCGCGGCGGCGGTCGGAGCGGCTGTTGATGATCGCCGCGGATCTCGCCTGCCTCGCCGGGATCGCGGCGCTGGGCCTGGTCGCCGCGATCGCCGTGCTCGGGCATCGCCCGCTCGACGGCGGGGACGACTTCACCGGGCCGGTGCTGATCGCCACCGCCCTCGCCGCGATCACCGCCACGCGCGCACGGACCCGCGCCACGAATGTGGTCCTCGACGTGGTCCGAGGAGCCCGGTACGAGCCGGAGGACGTCCTGCGCAGGTTCGGCGAGGACGCCAGCCGGGGAGCCGACCTCGACGAGACGCTCAGCGGGCTCGGCGAGGCGCTCCGACGCAGCCTCTCGCTGCAGCGGGTCGAGATCTGGACCGGTGCCGCCGGACGGCTCACCGCGGCGGTCGTGCTTCCCGAGGGCTCCGGCGGACTGCCCGGCAACGATCCGGCCACGGATCCGGGCACGCCCGGTACTTCAGTCACTCCCAGTACTTCAGTCGCTCCCGGCGCTTCGGGCACGGATGCGGCGCGATCGGGTCCGAGTGGTGGCTACGGCGAGGACATCCGCCTCGTCGAGGTGGGCTCGACGATCACACTCACGGTGAGCGACCGCGTCGCGCTCTCCCGTACCCGGGTGGCCGGCCCGGGCTGGTTGTCCCTGTGGGTGCCGGTGCTCGCCCGAATGCACGAGCACGCCCAGCTCCGGGTGATCCCGGCGCGGGCCGGCGGAGCCCTGCTCGGCATGATCGTGGTGCGCAGGCCGCTGGAGGCGCCTCGTTTCTCCGAGCCCGAGGACCGCATGCTCGCCGAGCTCGGCACCCGGCTCGGCACCGTCCTGCACAACCGGCAGCTGGACGCGAACCTGCGGGACGCGCTCGCGGACCTGCGCCATGCCAACGACGAGCTGCGAGTCTCACGGGCGCGCCTGGTGGCGACCGCGGACGCCGAACGCCGGCGGATCGAGCGGGACCTCCACGACGGGGCCCAGCAGCAGCTCGTCTCGCTGGCCGTCGGGCTCCGGCTGGTCCGTGACCTGGTGGCGGACAGTGCCGACAGCACGGACGGGGCCGACGGCGCCACCGGTACCGGTACCGACGCCGACAGCGCCGAGAACGCCGCCCGCCGCAACGAGGACGTCGCCGCGGCCGACGAGCTGCTCGCGGCCATGGCCGAGCAGGTGGCGGAGACCATCACCGAGGTCCGCAACCTCGCCCACGGCATCTACCCACCGCTGCTGCGTTCCTCCGGGCTGACCGAAGCCCTGCGCGCCGCCGGCCAGCGCTCGACGGTCGGGGTCACGGTGCGGGCCGACGAGATCGGCCGGTACCCGGCCGACATCGAGGCCGCCGTCTACTTCTGTTGTCTGGAGGCGCTGCAGAACGCCGCGAAGCACGCCGCGGAGTGCTCGGTGGAGCTGGTCCTCGCCGAGCGGGAGGGCGCGCTGACCTTCAGCGTGCAGGACAACGGCGCCGGGTTCGACCCGCGACGACTGGAACGCGGCCACGGCATGACCAACATGGCGGACCGGATCGGCGCCATCGGCGGGACCCTGCGCTGGGAATCCGCGCTCGGTGCGGGCACCCAGGTGCACGGCGTGGTTCCGGTCTCGATCTTCCGGGGCGACGCCGGCGACGGATCATGGCAGCCGGCGGATCTCCGCGGGTCCACGGCACCCGGCCAGTCCACGGATCCCGCGCGAGCCGGGGGTTCCGAGCGACCCGGGGGTTCCGTGCGACCCGGAGATTCCGCCGGGCACCCCGAATCAGCGGTTCCGAGGTGA
- a CDS encoding response regulator — protein MSSSPAVSVLVVDDQRPFRLAVRAVLRRAAGFVLAGEAETGEDALTAAARLRPDLVLMDVNLPGINGVVAGSRIQQDAPGTVVVLCSTYVRTDLPAAVADSGLDYLCKEDLAPSVLRDIWRRHGPDGPPDTPAPAPAQI, from the coding sequence ATGAGCTCCTCCCCGGCGGTCTCCGTGCTGGTCGTCGACGACCAGCGCCCCTTCAGGCTGGCCGTGCGGGCGGTGCTCCGCCGCGCAGCGGGCTTCGTCCTGGCCGGTGAGGCGGAGACGGGCGAGGACGCCCTGACCGCCGCCGCGCGGCTGCGCCCCGACCTGGTGCTGATGGACGTGAACCTGCCGGGTATCAACGGAGTGGTCGCCGGGTCGCGGATCCAACAGGACGCGCCGGGCACGGTGGTCGTCCTGTGCTCGACATACGTCCGGACGGATCTGCCGGCCGCCGTCGCGGACAGCGGCCTGGACTACCTGTGCAAGGAGGACCTGGCGCCGAGCGTGCTGCGCGACATCTGGCGCCGCCACGGTCCGGACGGCCCGCCGGACACACCCGCACCCGCTCCCGCCCAGATCTGA
- a CDS encoding DUF6158 family protein: MSHRPEGIPAPELTDADLVREVRHLHLTRHDTFLTGSEDAFETHTQRMLELEREYLRRFPDAASPDPRRTRAGRRRAAGVPA, from the coding sequence ATGAGCCATCGCCCCGAGGGAATCCCCGCGCCCGAACTGACCGACGCCGATCTCGTCCGCGAAGTGCGCCATCTGCACCTGACCAGGCATGACACGTTTCTCACCGGCAGCGAGGACGCGTTCGAAACGCACACGCAGCGCATGCTGGAACTGGAGCGCGAGTACCTGCGCCGCTTCCCGGACGCGGCGAGCCCGGATCCACGCAGGACCAGGGCTGGCCGCCGCCGGGCGGCCGGAGTTCCGGCCTAG
- a CDS encoding ABC transporter permease has protein sequence MRGVLGAVRMIARDELRRRWLALTALGVLLGLVVAMVTGTATLIRRTATAHDRLERASAVPDLQVTSYLRHDPGLADRVAGVPGVSDSWTTVGAVGRIENRASVSYLGLIGDTGGPRELYKPVVVEGRAYDPRSPDEVLLDERAAAWWGFGVGDTITLRLLTQSDYISFDTGFGTPGGPTLNLVVTGLTRTAGENAQQMPVMVTPALAEKLDAVTTVVMLRLEPGPEAMGAATAALRRLGQSLSTDPLAREFPTLQVSRPATDGDARIAATQRVLITGLIVFAAVVGVAGLAASGQAFYRHHALGAGTQHIEAMLGLPTLGRAGARTIAALPAAVVAGTVATAGPLLAGRLEPLGPLAGMEPHPGYAGHTALTCLAAAAGVIATALLAATTAVRAGHRPARLSRARPAGRAARFPGRAGLFPGQSVRFPGRPSAGTGTGTGTGVGVGVGGVGVGVSASPGSGRPVGAVLGRRSSSIRRPISSATHTTRGVVGRRGPLWLWLGTSFALARGQDRPVAARRPPITGTAIGITALIAAATIATSMNRLVDDPHRYGRNADLEVTDARPKIIAQLAEDPRVAAVSMLDVSTATIEIDDQGHALPSPEPEVASGPGDAGPGAIGRGDVAPGEDVTVYALSAKPLPAKPRPAAGTAARTAAGPEVGPDVGWTIFEGARPTRTNQVALGPRTAGHFGLGIGDHLSVATNTGGHAQLQVVGIGVGPVLGGERLGESMLVAPDMLTRIQRTQPMRSALVRAIPETDPATFAATLGTEYEIDTGRAPGEVANLGGMGRLPAMLQTVLAALAVAAAGHAVGTTCRHARRELAILRTLGFTPAQTARIPLVTSCVTTALAVAVAVPLGLLLGRLAWWEIATATGVATSPAVPVSLLVALPPAVILIGLVLAAPPASRAARLLPGALLRRE, from the coding sequence GTGAGAGGCGTTCTGGGCGCCGTCCGGATGATCGCGCGCGACGAGCTGCGCCGGCGCTGGCTCGCGCTCACGGCGCTTGGCGTGCTCCTCGGCCTGGTCGTAGCGATGGTCACGGGCACGGCCACGCTGATCCGCCGCACGGCCACGGCACATGATCGTCTCGAACGCGCCTCCGCAGTGCCCGATCTACAGGTCACCAGCTACCTCCGCCACGATCCGGGCCTGGCGGATCGGGTGGCGGGCGTCCCGGGCGTCTCCGACTCTTGGACGACCGTCGGCGCGGTCGGGCGCATCGAGAACCGGGCGTCGGTCTCCTATCTCGGCCTGATCGGTGACACCGGCGGACCGCGGGAGCTGTACAAGCCGGTCGTGGTCGAGGGGCGCGCCTACGACCCACGGTCACCCGACGAGGTGCTGCTCGACGAACGTGCGGCCGCGTGGTGGGGTTTCGGTGTCGGCGACACCATCACCCTGCGCCTGCTCACTCAGTCCGACTACATCAGTTTCGACACCGGGTTCGGGACGCCGGGCGGGCCGACCCTGAACCTGGTCGTCACGGGTCTGACCCGCACGGCCGGCGAGAACGCGCAGCAGATGCCCGTGATGGTCACGCCTGCGCTCGCCGAGAAGCTCGACGCCGTGACGACCGTGGTCATGCTGCGGCTGGAACCCGGGCCCGAGGCCATGGGCGCCGCGACCGCCGCGCTGCGGCGCCTCGGCCAGAGCCTGAGCACCGACCCGCTCGCCCGGGAGTTCCCCACCCTGCAGGTCTCTCGGCCGGCGACGGACGGAGACGCCCGAATCGCGGCGACCCAGCGGGTCCTCATCACCGGGCTGATCGTCTTCGCCGCCGTCGTCGGCGTGGCCGGGCTCGCAGCCAGCGGCCAGGCCTTCTACCGCCATCACGCCCTCGGTGCCGGGACCCAGCACATCGAGGCGATGCTCGGCCTGCCCACGCTGGGGCGGGCCGGTGCCCGGACAATCGCGGCGCTGCCCGCCGCGGTCGTCGCCGGCACGGTCGCCACGGCCGGGCCGCTGCTGGCAGGCCGGCTGGAACCGCTGGGGCCACTCGCCGGTATGGAGCCGCACCCGGGCTATGCCGGGCACACCGCGCTCACCTGCCTCGCCGCCGCGGCTGGAGTCATCGCGACTGCGCTGCTCGCCGCCACAACCGCGGTGCGGGCCGGTCACCGGCCCGCCCGGCTCAGCCGGGCGAGGCCGGCCGGCCGAGCCGCCCGCTTTCCGGGCCGAGCGGGGCTGTTTCCAGGCCAGTCCGTGCGGTTCCCGGGCCGGCCCTCGGCCGGCACCGGCACCGGCACCGGCACTGGCGTCGGCGTCGGCGTCGGCGGCGTCGGCGTCGGCGTCAGTGCGAGTCCGGGTTCGGGCCGGCCGGTGGGTGCCGTGCTCGGCAGGCGTTCGTCGTCGATCAGGCGACCGATCTCGTCGGCGACCCACACCACCCGCGGCGTGGTGGGCCGGCGGGGCCCACTCTGGCTGTGGCTCGGTACCTCGTTCGCGCTCGCCCGGGGACAGGACCGTCCGGTCGCCGCCCGCCGCCCACCGATCACCGGCACGGCGATCGGCATCACCGCCCTGATCGCCGCCGCCACCATCGCCACCAGCATGAACCGCCTGGTCGACGATCCGCACCGCTACGGCCGGAACGCGGACCTGGAGGTCACCGACGCCCGACCGAAGATCATCGCCCAGCTCGCCGAAGACCCCCGGGTCGCCGCGGTCAGCATGCTCGACGTCTCGACGGCGACAATCGAGATCGACGACCAGGGGCACGCGCTTCCGTCACCGGAACCGGAGGTGGCCAGCGGCCCCGGCGACGCCGGTCCGGGCGCGATCGGCCGCGGGGACGTCGCCCCCGGCGAGGACGTCACCGTCTACGCGCTCTCCGCCAAGCCCCTCCCCGCCAAACCGCGCCCCGCAGCCGGCACGGCTGCCCGCACGGCTGCCGGCCCGGAGGTCGGCCCGGATGTCGGCTGGACGATCTTCGAAGGTGCCCGGCCAACCCGGACGAACCAGGTCGCCCTCGGCCCACGCACGGCAGGCCACTTCGGCCTCGGAATCGGGGACCATCTCAGCGTGGCCACGAACACCGGTGGACATGCCCAGCTCCAGGTCGTCGGCATCGGGGTCGGCCCGGTCCTGGGCGGCGAACGCCTCGGCGAGAGCATGCTCGTGGCACCGGACATGCTGACCCGCATCCAGCGGACCCAGCCGATGCGCAGCGCGCTGGTCCGGGCCATCCCGGAGACGGACCCCGCGACCTTCGCCGCGACGCTGGGAACCGAATACGAGATCGACACCGGGCGGGCCCCCGGCGAGGTGGCCAATCTCGGCGGCATGGGCCGGCTGCCCGCGATGCTGCAGACCGTGCTCGCCGCGCTCGCCGTCGCCGCGGCCGGCCACGCGGTCGGGACCACCTGCCGCCACGCGCGGCGCGAGCTCGCGATCCTGCGCACGCTCGGTTTCACACCGGCCCAGACCGCCCGGATTCCGCTGGTCACGTCCTGCGTGACAACCGCGCTGGCGGTCGCCGTCGCTGTTCCCCTCGGTCTGTTGCTCGGACGTCTGGCCTGGTGGGAGATCGCCACCGCCACCGGCGTCGCCACCAGCCCGGCGGTCCCCGTCAGCCTGCTCGTCGCACTGCCGCCGGCGGTGATCCTGATCGGCCTGGTCCTCGCCGCGCCACCGGCGTCACGGGCCGCGCGGCTGCTCCCCGGCGCCCTGCTGCGCCGTGAGTGA
- a CDS encoding ABC transporter ATP-binding protein has protein sequence MSDAPATPQAPQSSPISPISQVPPRPGLADARTGGARAGGDARTGDAAVLLRSVYKTFAADTAPVHALRGAGLTVAHGEFVAVMGPSGSGKSTLLNVVAGLEHVDDGSVTVAGMSLASRSEADLARLRRRHIGMVFQFFHLLETMTVADNVVLAARLSGVGRRAAVRRGHDLLDLLGLLERADSLPGTLSGGQRQRLAIARALANEPTVLLADEPTGALDSAGAAEVLDLFTRLHRRGQTILMVTHDHQVAAGAERIVTMRDGRVSERPGAGA, from the coding sequence GTGTCAGACGCACCTGCCACACCGCAGGCGCCACAGAGCTCGCCGATCTCACCGATCTCGCAGGTGCCGCCGCGGCCCGGCCTGGCCGATGCCCGAACCGGCGGCGCCCGAGCCGGCGGCGATGCCCGAACCGGCGACGCCGCCGTCCTGTTACGTTCCGTCTACAAGACCTTCGCCGCCGACACGGCACCGGTGCACGCGCTGCGTGGCGCGGGGCTGACCGTCGCGCACGGCGAGTTCGTCGCCGTGATGGGTCCGTCCGGGAGCGGCAAGTCGACCCTGCTGAACGTCGTCGCCGGCCTCGAGCATGTCGACGACGGCTCGGTGACCGTCGCCGGGATGTCGCTGGCGTCGCGGTCCGAGGCCGATCTGGCGCGGTTACGCCGGCGCCACATCGGCATGGTCTTCCAGTTCTTCCACCTGCTGGAAACCATGACGGTCGCGGACAACGTCGTCCTGGCTGCCCGGCTGTCCGGCGTCGGCCGGCGGGCGGCGGTGCGCCGCGGGCACGACCTGCTGGATCTGCTCGGGCTGCTCGAACGCGCCGACTCGCTGCCCGGCACGCTGTCCGGTGGCCAGCGCCAGCGCCTGGCGATCGCTCGGGCGCTGGCCAACGAGCCGACCGTCCTGCTGGCGGACGAACCGACCGGCGCGCTGGACTCGGCCGGCGCCGCCGAGGTGCTGGACCTGTTCACCCGCCTGCACCGGCGCGGCCAGACCATCCTGATGGTCACCCATGACCATCAGGTCGCCGCCGGCGCCGAGCGCATCGTGACCATGCGCGACGGCCGGGTGTCCGAACGGCCCGGGGCCGGCGCATGA
- a CDS encoding DoxX family protein, whose amino-acid sequence MTSPDTAALVLRVVVGLTIVAHGYNHLFGPGGVQGTAGWFSSMGLQPGIVHAWTSGLLELAAGFGLAFGFLTPFSAGAIIGTMVVAGITAHRTNGFFIFKPGQGYEYVLMIAVVCAGIAILGPGKASLDNVIGIEDLNGWAGGLIAVLLGVLGSAGLLATCWRPGKPASSTSS is encoded by the coding sequence GTGACCTCGCCCGACACCGCGGCGCTCGTTCTCAGAGTCGTCGTCGGCCTCACGATCGTCGCGCACGGCTACAACCACCTCTTCGGGCCGGGCGGCGTGCAGGGCACCGCGGGATGGTTCTCCAGCATGGGCCTGCAGCCGGGCATCGTGCATGCCTGGACGTCCGGCCTGCTGGAACTCGCCGCCGGGTTCGGCCTCGCCTTCGGGTTCCTGACCCCGTTCTCCGCGGGCGCGATCATCGGAACCATGGTGGTGGCCGGCATCACCGCGCACCGCACGAACGGCTTCTTCATCTTCAAGCCGGGGCAGGGCTACGAGTACGTCCTGATGATCGCGGTGGTGTGCGCCGGCATCGCCATCCTCGGGCCGGGCAAGGCCTCACTCGACAACGTCATCGGGATCGAGGACCTCAACGGCTGGGCGGGTGGGCTCATCGCCGTCCTGCTGGGTGTCCTCGGCTCGGCCGGACTGCTGGCGACCTGCTGGCGGCCCGGCAAGCCGGCCTCGTCGACCTCGTCCTGA
- a CDS encoding Hsp70 family protein yields the protein MGEPILAIDFGTSSASAALVVDGQVTAIREPASGAVAWPSSVLADGDSVVVGTLAERRKRIWPGAYHGGIKRGLTRNAAIVLDGRSHAPAALVTAVLAALRAEAEAQLDGTALHRAVITVPASYDPAGPLRRAMIAAAEEAGFVDVDLLAEPVAVAWAPLGSGGPRPGDLVLVYDLGGGTFEAALLLIGEAGRHELLGHSALHDCGGRDFDQLLFDEILGHYGPGLEPLLNPSGVGEVFQTAASRTRHELLDFARAVKHQLTDVAFVEDVFSPAGLLVSLDRDRFTKLASPTLARTMACCQHLLESSGVSPEKLDGVLPVGGASRMPVVTEILAGRLGVGTDWPAQHVFTAPDPDQAVVLGAASWAATVSTRRMVAARPDPVVQPARWDIPGGRATMVRWLVEPGTRFDAGAVLARVRLSDGALFDLASESPGSLVETHAEPGASVRDVDWLATTLPSAPTPVGTALPADLRGFERTSRPSRHVEVTSRLTLSGHERDVTCAAFSPDGQLLATTSKDGARLWDAGTGRAAGQLSGRRISGLHGCAFSPDGRLLATTSYDKTARIWEIATEKQTLTLNGHKGPVYGCAFSPDGRLLATVSTDRTVRLWGVSTGTCIATLAGHRGSVYSCAFSPDGRLLVSAGADQTLLWDVTNGETVHHLDGHTNYANGCSFSPDGLLLAATSNDGTRLTDTPTGSTTLTLPGSAQSCAFSPDGLLLATASTDDTAKLWDVATGTAVATLTGHTSTVMACTFAPFGLVLATTSTDKTARLWDISYTPDATTR from the coding sequence GTGGGAGAGCCGATCCTCGCGATCGACTTCGGCACCTCCAGCGCGTCGGCGGCCCTGGTGGTCGACGGCCAGGTCACCGCGATCCGGGAGCCGGCGAGCGGCGCCGTCGCCTGGCCTTCGTCCGTTCTCGCCGACGGTGACTCCGTCGTCGTCGGCACGCTGGCGGAACGCCGCAAGCGGATCTGGCCCGGCGCCTACCACGGCGGCATCAAACGCGGGCTGACCCGCAACGCCGCCATCGTGCTCGACGGCCGCAGCCACGCACCGGCCGCGCTGGTCACCGCGGTGCTGGCGGCACTGCGCGCGGAGGCCGAGGCCCAGCTCGACGGCACCGCGCTGCACCGGGCGGTCATCACCGTGCCCGCCAGCTACGACCCGGCCGGCCCACTACGCCGGGCGATGATCGCCGCGGCCGAGGAAGCCGGTTTCGTCGACGTCGACCTGCTCGCCGAGCCGGTGGCGGTCGCCTGGGCGCCGCTGGGCAGCGGTGGCCCGCGGCCCGGCGACCTGGTGCTGGTGTACGACCTCGGCGGCGGCACGTTCGAGGCCGCACTGCTGTTGATCGGCGAGGCCGGCCGGCACGAGCTGCTCGGGCACAGCGCACTGCACGACTGCGGCGGCCGGGACTTCGACCAGCTGCTGTTCGACGAGATCCTCGGCCACTACGGGCCCGGCCTGGAGCCGCTGCTCAACCCGAGCGGTGTCGGCGAGGTGTTCCAGACCGCCGCCAGCCGCACCCGCCACGAGCTGCTCGACTTCGCTCGTGCGGTGAAGCACCAGCTCACCGACGTCGCGTTCGTCGAGGACGTCTTCAGCCCCGCCGGTCTGCTCGTCAGCCTGGACCGGGACCGCTTCACCAAGCTGGCATCCCCCACGCTGGCCCGGACGATGGCCTGCTGCCAGCATCTGCTGGAGTCCAGCGGAGTGTCGCCGGAGAAGCTCGACGGGGTGCTGCCCGTCGGCGGCGCGTCCCGGATGCCGGTGGTCACCGAGATCCTCGCCGGGCGGCTCGGCGTCGGCACCGACTGGCCGGCGCAGCATGTCTTCACCGCGCCCGACCCGGACCAGGCCGTCGTCCTCGGTGCGGCGTCCTGGGCGGCCACGGTGTCGACCCGCCGGATGGTCGCGGCCCGGCCCGATCCGGTGGTGCAGCCGGCTCGCTGGGACATTCCGGGTGGGCGGGCCACGATGGTGCGCTGGCTGGTCGAGCCCGGTACGCGGTTCGACGCCGGCGCGGTGCTCGCTCGCGTCCGGCTCAGCGACGGCGCCCTGTTCGACCTGGCCTCGGAATCCCCCGGCAGTCTCGTCGAGACCCACGCCGAGCCCGGTGCCTCCGTCCGGGACGTCGACTGGCTCGCGACCACGCTGCCGTCGGCTCCGACGCCGGTCGGCACCGCACTGCCCGCCGACCTGCGCGGCTTCGAACGCACCAGCCGCCCGTCGAGACACGTAGAGGTCACGTCCCGACTGACCCTGAGCGGCCACGAACGCGACGTCACCTGCGCAGCCTTCTCCCCCGACGGCCAGTTGCTGGCCACCACCAGCAAGGACGGCGCCCGGCTGTGGGACGCCGGCACCGGCCGCGCCGCCGGCCAGCTCAGCGGCCGGCGCATCTCCGGCCTGCACGGCTGTGCGTTCTCCCCCGACGGGCGCCTGCTCGCCACCACCAGCTACGACAAGACCGCGCGGATCTGGGAGATCGCGACCGAGAAGCAGACCCTGACCCTCAACGGCCACAAGGGGCCCGTCTACGGCTGCGCGTTCTCCCCCGACGGCCGCCTGCTGGCGACGGTCAGCACGGACCGCACCGTCCGGCTCTGGGGTGTCTCGACCGGCACCTGCATCGCCACTCTCGCCGGGCACCGCGGTTCCGTCTACAGCTGCGCGTTCTCCCCCGACGGCCGCCTGCTCGTCTCGGCCGGCGCCGACCAGACCCTGCTGTGGGACGTCACCAACGGCGAAACGGTGCACCACCTCGACGGGCACACCAACTACGCCAACGGCTGCTCGTTCTCCCCCGACGGCCTGCTGCTCGCCGCGACCAGCAACGACGGCACCCGCCTGACGGACACCCCGACCGGCTCGACCACGCTCACGCTGCCCGGTTCGGCACAGAGCTGCGCCTTCTCCCCCGACGGCCTGCTGCTCGCGACGGCGAGCACCGACGACACCGCCAAGCTGTGGGACGTCGCCACCGGTACCGCGGTGGCCACCCTGACCGGGCACACCAGCACGGTCATGGCCTGCACGTTCGCCCCGTTCGGCCTGGTGCTGGCCACCACGAGCACCGACAAGACCGCCCGTCTCTGGGACATCTCGTACACACCGGACGCCACAACCCGCTGA
- a CDS encoding response regulator transcription factor translates to MAVRVILAEDNALLRHGLATLIERADGLELVGTATDRPSLEQAVLDHDPDVVVTDIRMPPSRSDEGIKVAGWLRRERPQVGVVVLSQHAEATYALALLEGGSAGRAYLLKERVAGVDDLLRAIRAVAAGESVIDPAVVEGLVAASARRQPSELERLTPRELEVLSHMAQGWSNAAIAAALVLSERAVEKHSNSIFAKLGLTDEPDLNRRVKAVLLFLHSGNHPAGGPTGKVATPTS, encoded by the coding sequence ATGGCCGTTCGTGTGATTCTCGCTGAGGACAATGCCCTGCTCCGGCATGGTCTTGCGACCCTTATCGAGCGGGCGGACGGCCTGGAGCTGGTCGGCACGGCGACCGATCGCCCGTCGCTGGAGCAGGCCGTCCTCGACCATGATCCGGACGTGGTGGTCACCGACATCCGGATGCCGCCGTCCCGGTCGGACGAGGGCATCAAGGTCGCGGGGTGGCTGCGCCGCGAGCGGCCGCAGGTCGGCGTGGTCGTGCTCAGCCAGCACGCCGAGGCCACCTATGCCTTGGCGTTGCTGGAAGGCGGATCGGCTGGTCGCGCCTACCTGCTCAAGGAGCGGGTGGCCGGGGTGGACGACCTGCTGCGGGCCATCCGCGCCGTCGCGGCCGGCGAGTCGGTGATCGACCCGGCCGTGGTCGAGGGGCTCGTCGCCGCGAGCGCGCGCAGGCAGCCCAGCGAGCTGGAAAGGCTGACGCCCCGGGAGCTGGAAGTGCTCAGTCACATGGCGCAGGGCTGGAGCAACGCGGCGATCGCGGCCGCGCTCGTGCTGTCCGAGCGCGCGGTGGAGAAGCACAGCAACTCGATTTTCGCGAAGCTCGGCCTGACCGATGAGCCGGATCTGAACCGGCGGGTCAAGGCGGTTCTGCTCTTTCTGCATTCGGGGAACCACCCGGCCGGCGGGCCGACGGGGAAGGTAGCCACACCGACGTCATGA
- the mscL gene encoding large conductance mechanosensitive channel protein MscL — MSGWQSAASRGRGVVETPTRLIGPGLRGFKQFLMRGNIVDLAVAVVIGTAFTAVVKSLVDNMFTPLIAAIGGEPDFSQLHFKINGSVFNYGQFLNDVISFLVVAAVIYFVIVLPIAKANEMRRRGEPQAKADEPAVSDETRLLTEIRDLLAAGNGPAGGGIGPAGGPAYPPAPRA; from the coding sequence ATGTCCGGATGGCAGAGTGCGGCGAGCAGGGGACGCGGTGTGGTCGAGACCCCCACCCGGCTGATCGGCCCGGGACTGCGGGGCTTCAAGCAGTTCCTGATGCGCGGCAACATCGTCGACCTGGCCGTCGCGGTCGTCATCGGCACGGCGTTCACCGCCGTCGTCAAATCGCTGGTGGACAACATGTTCACACCGCTGATCGCCGCCATCGGCGGTGAACCGGACTTCTCCCAGCTGCACTTCAAGATCAACGGAAGTGTCTTCAACTACGGGCAGTTCCTCAACGATGTGATCTCGTTTCTCGTCGTGGCCGCGGTGATCTACTTTGTGATCGTTCTGCCCATCGCGAAGGCGAACGAGATGCGGCGCCGCGGTGAGCCGCAGGCGAAGGCGGACGAGCCGGCGGTCAGCGACGAGACGCGGCTGCTCACCGAGATCCGTGACCTGCTCGCCGCGGGCAACGGCCCGGCGGGCGGCGGTATCGGCCCGGCGGGTGGCCCCGCCTACCCGCCGGCACCGCGGGCCTGA